The stretch of DNA GTCTGAGTGCTTTTTTGCCATCTTCAGGTAAATTGCTGTAAGTTGCTCCTTGTTTTCTTCTATAAGCGGCAAACTCACTGGGTTCTCTACTCTTCGTTATTCGTTTCATCCAACTGTTCAAGAAAGTCAATCTCGGCTTGGGCTTTCGTCAGATCCCTGTCATCGTGGCCAATAATAGCGGCTATTTCGGCAAACAGGGCACGAGCATCTACAGTATTTTCGTCTTCTATTAATGAGAACAATTTTGTAAGTTGTGTGCGAACTCCTTCGGGGCGTTCTTCCACACCCATGAGCTCATAAAGCACGGTTGCTATGTCACGACCAGCATAGCGCGGCATGTAATCAACCGCCTGACCGTCGACAAGCTGTTGGACATGCACGTGCCTACGATCAGCATAGTTCAAGAGTAACGGGGAGTGGGTCGCCATGATATACTGGTTAAAAGGATTTACCTCAGTCTGGATTGCTCTTATAAATTTTACCTGCCATCTCGGATGGAAGTAAGCGTCTGGCTCGTCCAAAAGAAACAAATTGTTTTCCTCATTACTCTGATTGAATAAATGAGCTAAAGCCAAAATAGTATAACGGTGCCGCTCGCCCTCGCTGAGCCGATAATAATCAAGTCGCTCGTGCCCCCGTTTAAAAACTAAGTCAACTTTTGCCAGATAACCCTCGTAAAATAGGCTTTCTAACAAGTGAAATAGAACGACAGCGAATTCGTAGTTGGACAAATTATTTTGATATTGAATGTCTCGCAAACCAATCAAGCCGGTGTAAGACAACGTGAGTTCATCCAGTTTTTCTTGTTGCCCATAAGGTAAATCGGGTCGGCCCAAGTCTGTGTTAAGAGACAAGATTTGCATCAAGTTAGCTAAAGCCCCTTCTGCCCCCCAAAATCGCTCATAGCTTTCTGACGATTTAAACTTAGTAGTCTTTTGTATGACAATTTTAACTTCATTTAATTCATACTCCGCTTTTACTTCCTTCCCAGTAAGGGTTGTAGGGTTTCCATCTTCATCAGCTAATAATTGGCACAATAGGGTGATAGCGTGATGTAATGGTGAAATATAGTATAGCAGTCTTTCTTTAGGATATATGTATTCGCCAATATTCAATTTTTGGCTGCGCAATTCTTTAGAGTAAAGCCCATTACGTCCTGTAGCCAAATTCTCTAAATAGGTTGACAAGCCTGAATAATATAGAAAAATTTTTGAGGGTATCAGACTACGAAAAAGGTGCTGCCTCTTAAATTCAGGTTGACTAATAGGCTGTTTGTTGATCAAAAACTTATAACCCGTTTCGTAAGAATATTCTAACTGTACAAGAATCTGTTTTATCTCCTCACTACCTTTTGGTGCATTAAGAATAGGAGAGCGATTCCATATAACGTATACTACAGAATATTCTATTAAGGGCTGTTCTTTCAGTTTGCCGTCAAGGTCAAGAGAAAGTTCGTTAAAAATGATCGCAATAGCTTCTAAGACGGTACTTTTACCCGACCCGTTCTCACCAATCAGTACCGTAATCGCTGACTGCTCATCGAACCGTATCGTGAAGTCCTTAAGCACTTTATAATCCTTAATATAAAGTTCCTGCAATCTCATGACGAAAATAGTTCTGATTCAAAGTCTTCAATAGCTTGTTGATGTTCTTTGCGGCTGAACACCCTGAGTTTTTTCAATTCGGATTTGTAATAAGTTATCCGAGTCTCAATCTCTATTTGCTTTTCCAACGGTGGATGAGGTACTATAAGACCTTCCAAGTAAAACTTGGGAACACGTTGCTGCCCAGCCGTTCCGCTAAAATAGTTGACAGCATCCTTTCGAATTGCTTTTGCTCTTAAGAGGTGATAGAGAAAAGAGATTCTAAAAGAAGGACTTTGGCTACGAATAACATGATACTCTGTCGACCCATAGCCATATCCATTTAGAAGGTTATTTGCTAATGCGGACTTGCCATTCTCCATACAAGGAGTAATTTTGGCCCATAACAAATCACCTTCTTGAAATTTGGTGTAGCCTTTAGAATGTGCTTTAATGCCTGTTCTAAACTCTTCTATTTCGCCATATTCATCAGAAATACATTCCATCGGCAAGAAACTTATTGGAAAGTTATCTAACAAACTTTTAAAATCTGTGTGAGGGTTAATATGTGCTAATTCGGCCAATCTTCTGTTCGGAAAAAGATTAGAGCGTAAAATGTCTTTATTTCCACCCCTCAGCAGTTTATCAACTCCCCACGTATTAACTGTTCGCCAGTTTACAAAAGCAAGTCGTCCACTATTAGGAACCAATGAAACTTCAACAATTCCTAATTCATTAAACAAATACTCTTCGATTTTTCTTTCTAATTGCTTAGCCTGCTCTTCCAGCCGCTCAGCTTCCGCAATGCGGGCGTTATAAGCCGCTACAATCCGGTTCTGTTCTGAAAGTGAAGGCAACGGAATCTTTATGTTCAGAAACTGCGTTTCGTCCACGCGCTGCCGACCCGTGGTGCCGCTGCTGCTGCTTTGACAGATGGCCAGAAACTCCTTTGTAGAGGATACCAGCGTCAGAAACGCCGGGTTGATGCGGCTCGTATCTACGTCGTAGCTCAGGAAGTCGGCGGTTGTTACGGCCCCGTCGAGTTCAGGCGGCACCAACCCAAACGCGCCGTTTCGGGCGTCGATTTTGGACATGATGAACTGCCCCGGCGCCACTATGAACTGGCGCTTGGTGCCGATGTTACGTCCCCATTCTTCGTCGCGTTTGAGTACACCCTTTGTGTACAGCCGGATGGTTACGCGGGTGTACAGTATGTCGTCCTGAATCTCAATGATATTCCGGTTACGCGTCAGGAAGTCGCCGATACGGACTAACGAAAACGTGTTCTTATAACGGGAACGGTTCTCGCGCAGATACCGAACGCTCCAGTTGACCAAGTCATTAAATGAAACAAAGTCAATACGGGAAGTAATTGTAGTCATCAGGCTTTGGGTTGTCCGTACAAAACAGTAGGTTCGTTACCAATCCAGCGCATAATACTACCGTCGCCTTTGTCTTCATAGCGAATTTTCAGGTAATGATCGGCCCAAAGTTGCGCTTTTTGCCGGTACTCTTTAAACTCGATAGCTAATGGCTCCAAATCGTTTTCGCAGGGCGCACCTGTAGAGCTAATTCCTGCTTTTTCTACCTCGGCGATGGGAATCTGGTAATCAAACGCCTTCTTCACTTCAAGCCGTACTTCGGTGTCAATGGCCTGCTGAATTTCAGTCAGGCGGGCGCGAAGTTCTTTCTTCTCATCGGCGGGAACAGCGTCTTTTCCGCGTCGGGCCAAATTTTGCTGAATGTTATTCCACTCAACCGCATACTTTTGAAATGCCCGGTCTTTAGCATCACTTTTCAACCCATACCAGCGGTCGGTTTCCTCATCGGTAAATTTCCGCAGAAACACTACGCTGGGCTTTACCGTCGCCCCTGATGCAACAAACACATCCTGCGGAATAGACGTAATAAAAATGATCTTCGCTTTGCTCTCGAAGAAATCGCGCACCTTTTGCAACATCGGGTTATTCAACACGCCTTCGGGCAATACAACGCCCATCCGACCGCCGGGCCGTAACAGGTTCAGGCAACGTTCAATGAAAAGCACCTCCGTCAAGGATGATAGCTTACCCGTTTCGTACAAATCAAGCACCGACTCGCCAATGTTGTCATTGATCTGCCTTAAAGCCTTATCGTAGTCGGCTCCATAACGTGCCTGATACTGTGCAATACGTTTCTGGTCGGTATACTTATCGGCTTCGGTAATTTTTAGTGATTTTTCGACGCGGGCACCAAAGGGCGGATTAGTCAGGATAACGTCAAACCGACCTTCAAAAATACCGTTGACATTCAGCAAGCCATCATTGTGATGCACTCCACCGTGTCCGTCGCCGTGCATAATCATGTTCATTTTGGCCGTGCGGGCCATACGCGGATTGGCGTCGGTGCCGTATATGCAGTCATACGAGAGCTTACGAAGGCGGCTGTTTTCGTTGTCGATACTCAGTTCATGGTTTAGTCTGGCGAACAAATCATTCACTAACTCATCAATGGCTTGCTTTTTCTTGGGAGACGCATTGTCGTAAGCGTCTGTGTAATAGCGGCCTTTAATTTCTTCTTTTGCTTTGTGAATGTCGTTTTCAATTTTAGCTCGTACATATTCAAAGGCTTTGATTAGAAAACCGCCACTACCGCAACAAGGGTCACAAATGACTTCGCCCTCCTGCGGGTCGAGCACATCAACCATAAAATCCACAACCGTCCTGGGTGTAAAAAACTGTCCGAGTTCACCCCGGAACGTGCGGCCTAAGAACTGCTCGAAAGCAATACCCTTTACGTCGTCCGACGTAGTAGAGAGGTTATACTTCTGTAATTCACGAACGATAGCTTCAAAACTGTTCTCCCGAATCCGAAGCGTTTCGTTTGGGTCGAACAGGTCGTCGTTTTTAAAATCTTCTTTAGTACTCTCAAAGAGTTGTTGATAAAAAGGGACGCTGTTAGCCGAACGATAGCCATCATACGTGGCTTTATCTTGCTTGAACTGTTCTTCAGAGAAAATTTGTCCCTGCGTGTTTTTCCGTTCGTAGCGAATCTTGATGAATAGAATCTTTGATATTTCGTCAAATGCTGCTTCCGGAGAAAGCTTATCGTTATTGCGAATGATGTTATGACATTTGAATAGCAGCTTGGAAAATTCGTCTCGCGTGAAGGCTTTAGTCTGGCTAAGCAGTTCCTTTATCTTCCGCTCGTTGTTAACTTCTTTCGCTGCCGGGATGTCAATAATTTCAATAAGCCGCTTTGGAATCTTGCCCTTTACAACCTGGAAAATGCGAGTTTCCTTCAGATTAGTCGTAACGAAAAAATCAGCACCAGCCCACGAAGCATAGTTATAGCCCTGGAAATAATCTTCTTCCTGAATGGTGATGTATTCAGCTTTACACTCAACTACTATAATCGGACTATTCTCTTCAATTTTATCTTCTTTCGTTTTCCAAATTACGATATCGGCGCGTGCCTGCCCCTGTCCCCGTTGCGAGTTATTAACTTGTATCTCCTGCCCCATTTGTTCCCGACTGTAGCCATAGTGGTCAATCAGACGGGTAATGTACTCTTGCCGTACACGCTCTTCTGGCGTGGCAACCAATTCTTTACCTTTTAAAGGGGCATATATTTTTGTGGATCGCGATTTGTTATCTGTCACCATATTACGTTCATTAGCATCATTTAGTCGGCAAGTTACGTAGATTCTGATAGTAACTTGACGCGTCTAACCGCCGAACCGTTTCAGGATTAGAAAATGTCTGCTTTGCCAGCAACAAAAACTCGCGGAGTCGTTGTGGGTCAACGGTTGGCCGGGCCGTTGCTTCGGTCTATGTTGATAATGCTGGCCTACATGATTAACTTGGTCTTGTTACCAAAGTTACGCATTTCTACCGCATCAGCCGCCCATCCAGCGGCAGTACGCGCTGGGCCACTACGGCCACCTGAGCAAAGGCGGGGTGCTGGGGGTGTAGCAGTAGGTTGTACGACGTGTCGATGATGGCCGAGGGAACGGCAACAGCTAAGCAAAACGGGTCGAGCAGCCAGTCGGTAAGGATGGGTTGGGTCTCGACCAGGGTGCCGGTTTGCCAGTAGGGCGGCAAGAGGGCGGGGTCGAGCCAGAAGATAGTATCGGCGAGGGTATCAGGCAGGCGGATGGTACTCAGCCAGCGTTGCGGCAGTTCGGGCAGTGTCAGCGGGGGCAGGTGAACGAGCGTTTCGAGCAGGGCCAGTTCAGGCGTTCGGCTGGTGTACAGAATGCCAATACCTTTGGGATTCCAGCGTCCGCCGTGGCGGTGGCTACCCACCACCGACAACGGGTCGATGTGGTACGGTGTTTTATTGATTCGGTAAACGTCCATCCGTATTTATCCCACAATGCCCCATTCGATGCGCCCCAGCACGTCGTCTACCACCGAAAAGCCTGATACCGTATCCAGCACGGCTAACGGCGACTGCGGCACAACCTCGCCGAGCGGTTCCTGGGGCGTTGGTACAGCCGGGCGGTCGTAGGTGGGTGTGGGTTCCTGAAAACTGCCCAACGCCCGCACGGGTGCCGGTTGCCCGGTTTCAAAGGGCGTTTCGCGGTAGCTCAACTCCGGCAGGGGCGTATGCAGCCATCGGTTTACCAAATCGGCCCGCCCGCCAAACACCATCAGGCCATGCTGTAGCAGTCGCTCGAGCAACAACAAACGCTCACTCGCCGAAAGCGACAACGAATCCGTTTCGGCTTTTCCGTGTAGGTTCCGCACCGACATATTCAAAATATGAGCCATTTCTTTGTCGGTCAGGCCAATTAAACGAGCCACCTCATCGACCCGCCGACGCAGTACACCCTGATGCGCCTGATGAATCAAATCTGTAGCAGGTCGCTGATAGGGCCGGGTTATTACCAGATTTGTTCTGCCTGAAGTAGCCATGATTGTTTTGCTATATAGTGCAAATATGCACAAAATAATTGGCAATCTTGCACTCCTATAAGTAAACCGCATAACTCCCTGCGGGCCGTTGCCTTGTTGACTTGGGTATAGCCTGCTCGATGCGTTCTTTACCCACTAAACCTTACCCGCATGGCAACTCAATCGAACCTTCCGCGTCGAAGCTTTCTTCAACGATTATCGGCACTTGGTGCCGGACTGTCGTCCATACCGCTCGTTGGTAGTGCAGGAATCGACTGGTATCAGGCCGAACATAGCCGCATTTATACGCTGATGACCAATCCATCGGGTTTGGAGCAGCCTACCCGTAAACTCGGCGTTGCATTGGTGGGCCTGGGGGGCTACAGCAAAACCCGGCTGGCTCCGGCGTTGCAGCAAACGCAGCACTGCCGCCTGTCGGGTATCGTGACCGGCACACCCGCTAAGGCCACCGAATGGATGCAGCAATACAATATTCCGAGGACCAACGTCTATGATTACAAGACCTTCGACCGCATCGCCGATAACAAAGACATCGACGTAGTTTATGTAGTGCTGCCCAATTCCATGCACGCCGAGTACGTGATTCGGGCGGCTCAGGCGGGTAAACACGTCATTTGTGAGAAGCCAATGGCGATTACTGAAAAAGAATGTCAGCAAATGATCGATGCCTGCAAAAAGGCGAACGTGCAACTGGCTATCGGCTATCGGCTTCACTATGAGCCGTTTACTCGCGAGGTTATGCGATTTGGTCAGGAAAAAGTATTTGGGCCGGTTAAGTTTATCGAAAGCAGCGATGCATTCCGCATTGGCGACCCAACTCAATGGCGGATGAAAAAAGAGTTAGCCGGGGGCGGGCCACTTATGGACGTGGGCATTTACGCCGTGCAGGGCACCCGCTACGTGACGGGCGAGGAACCCATGTCGGTCACGGCGCAGTTTGGCCCCAAAACCGAGCCGGAGAAATTCAAAGACGTAGAAGAGACGCTGTTCTGGCAGTTTCAGTTTCCGAGTGGAGCCGTCAGCAACTCCACCACGAGCTACACGGCGGGTGTAGAGCGGCTCTATGCTTCCTGCGAGAAAGGCTGGTTCGAGTTGTCGCCCGCCTTTGGCTACGGCCCGCTAAAAGGCCGCACCAGCAAAGGGCCTATCGACTTGCCCCACACCAACCATCAGGCGCTGCACATGGACGGCGTCTGCAAAGACCTGCTCGATGGCAAAAAGCTTCCCGACCACATCACTGGCGAAGAAGGCAAACGCGACGTGCGGCTTTTGCAAGCCATTTATCGGGCGGCAGAAACGGGGAATAAGGTTAAGCTGGCGTAATGCACATCACACGCCTGCATCAGCACGTTGGCTTTGCGGATGTGTTGGTTGATGCGGGGGATCACAACGATTTATCGTTCGATTAAGCTTTTGAATTGCTGCAACGTAACGACAGTTACCGACGGGAAAGAGGGAGGCTCGGCAGCGCGAAGATGTCTGTCGTTCGAGACGAGATAATCCACATTCATGCAGATAGCCAAGTCCAAAGAACTCGCCTAACTTTTCGGCGTATTCGTTAAGTATCTCTGTACTCACGTACCAGGTAAAACGCTCGTTAACGAAGGCATCGTAGAGCCACTTATGTTCGCTGTTAGCAGGCACGGCAACTAACAGGCAATTCGTATCGATAACAACGTTCATTTAGTACGTTGTTGCTGATTCAATAAAGCGTCGTAATCGGCTTGTGTGTAGCCCCGCTCTTCGGCAACCTTCGTAGCGGCTTCTCTCGCCTTCTGCGCGTAATGCCGAGTTAGTAATCGCTTCAGCTCTAATGTTTCTTCCTGACTCATAGGCCGGTCAAACATCCGAAGCAAGCCTATCTGAATATCATTCAACCGGTTCATCTGTGTGCTGATTTATTGGCTCAACAAATAAACTGCTTTTTCCCGTTCAGCATCACACGCCCTGCATCAGCACGTTGGCTTTGCGGATGTGTTGGTTGATGCGGTCGGTTTCAACTAAGCCGTCACGCAGCCGAACGATGCGGTGGGCGTATTCGGCGATGTCTTCTTCGTGCGTCACCATAATCACGGTATTGCCCTTGCTGTGAATCTGGTCGAAGAGGTCCATGATTTCGTAAGAGGTCTTCGAGTCGAGGTTACCCGTCGGTTCGTCGGCAAGGAGGATACTGGGGTCGTTGACGAGTGCCCGCGCTACGGCCACGCGCTGTCGCTGACCGCCCGATAGCTCGTTGGGGCGGTGTCCGGCGCGGTTTTCCAAACCCACGTTTTTCAGGGCCAGCATGGCTTTCTCGGTGCGGTCGGCTTTGCTAAAACCGGCGTAGATGAGCGGCAGAGCCACATTTTCGAGCGAGGTCTGGCGGGGCAACAGGTTGAACGTCTGGAATACGAAACCGATTTCCTTGTTTCGCACTTCGGCCAGTTCGTTCTCGCCCATACCGCTAACGTCCTGCCCATTCAGAATGTATTGCCCCGAGGTGGGCGAGTCGAGACACCCCACAATGTTCATCAGCGTGGACTTGCCCGACCCCGACGGACCCATAAACGCGACGTATTCGCCCTTGCGAACCGAAATTGTGATCGATTTGAGGGCGTCGATTACTTCGCTGCCCATTACGTACCGTTTGGCGATGTCGTGCGTTTCAATGATGTTCATGATTCTCAAAACTACATTATTCCGAAAATTTCTTTCTACTCTTTTCGACAGCCGCTAATTTTTCCTGATAAGTTGTCTGAAACGCCTGATAATCGGCGGGCTGACTAACGCCCTGTAACTTCGCTAAACCCTCGCGGGCATAGTCGAACAGGCTTTGGTCGAGACAGAGCGACACGTAGGTTTTCAGCAGGTCGGGGCTGTCTTCGTTGAACGGTAATGCCCGAAGCACAAGGTCGTAAGCCGGTTTGATACGCCCCCGCTGCCGCTCGAACTGCGCGGCTGTTGCCACAATACTGGCATTCAACGGAGCTAATCGCAGTGCGCTGGCAAAAGCCTGCCATGCTTTGGCGGGCTGTTTGTTTTGAGCATAGATACGCCCCAGCAGAAACAATCGCTCGGCCTGGTGTTGGGGTAGAAAATACGCTTTGCTCATCGAGTCGGCAGCGGCCAGTTTATTTCGATACACGGCAATTCGTAATGCACTCAGGTTTTCGAGCGAACGGGCGTAGGGCGTTAGCTGTTCGGGCTTACCCATCTGACTCAGAATCATTTGCGCGTAAAACGGTTGTCGCGTGGCAAGGTACTCATCAATCAGGCGCGTTCCCGACACGGTTCGCAGGCTGGCGTCGCGGATGGTTTCCCAGTGGCGGCCCCGGTTGGGGTCGTCGGGGCGATAGGTGACGTAAAACGCTTTTTCCAGATCGGTTTGGGGTGGGCGTTCGTCATACAGCACCTGTTTCAGAGCCGCTACACTGACATCGCCTTTGGCCGCCGTTTCCCAGAGCGACTGCGCCAGCACGGGGTCTCCGGCTTTGGTCAGGGCAATGGCGGGGTAATAGGCCGACGTGGTATCCGTGTTCTCGCCAAACTGTTCGGCGGCTTTGCGGTAGAGGCCCTGTTCAAGCAACAGTAACCCCGTTGTAGTGCGAATGGCCGGTCCATTTTGCGGGTTGCCCTCGGCTAACTGACTCAGCAGGCCAAATGCCGTTGGCTGATCGTAAGCGCGATAGGCGGTCAGGGCGCGGGCCAGCAACAGATCATCGGCGAAATCCTGATTGATGGGGTTTTCTGCCCAACGCTGAAGCGTACTGAGCAGCACGGTATCAGGTCGTTGATTCACTACGGCGTAATTGTACAAACTCGCAAACCGCCCCACGCTTAACCCCTCATTAGCCTGTTTGCCCGATAGCCAGACTGGCTGTGCAGGTTGCGTCGTGTCAGAAGCAGTGATCAGCCTCAGTGCCAGCGCATTGGCCTGATACGACTCATAATCCGAACGATTCGTTTCCTGCACCAGGGTCGAATCTGCCGTCAGCACGACGGGGTTACGGGCATATAGAGCCAGCAAATTGGCTTCGGCCACCTCGGCGCGGGTTGCCTGGTTTGTAGCGGCTTTCAGGTAGTAATACGCGGAGTCGGCCACGCTCGTGCGGGCATATAGAAAACCCAGATTATTCTGCAACTCGCCACTATCCGGAAACTTGCGAAGGCCACGCTGGAGGGCTTTTATGGCCTCGAAGAAAAGGCTTGTTTGCAGGTAGGTTTGAGCGATACCAGCGTAATCGTGTGGTTGCGGCTGCTTCAGCGTAGCACGTTCGTAGTAAAAAGCCGCCGTAGCCTGATCGTTGCGGGTCATTGCCAGCGACGCCAGCGCGTAGTTCGATTTGTGGTTCTGGAACTCCTGTTCGAGCGCTTTTTCATAAAACGCCCCCGCCGACTCAAGTTCGCTATTGGCAATGTACAAATCGCCCAGACCGTTGTAGTAAGCCGCTAAACTTTGCCGCAGAACGATGTTATTACCC from Spirosoma montaniterrae encodes:
- a CDS encoding antitoxin Xre-like helix-turn-helix domain-containing protein, encoding MATSGRTNLVITRPYQRPATDLIHQAHQGVLRRRVDEVARLIGLTDKEMAHILNMSVRNLHGKAETDSLSLSASERLLLLERLLQHGLMVFGGRADLVNRWLHTPLPELSYRETPFETGQPAPVRALGSFQEPTPTYDRPAVPTPQEPLGEVVPQSPLAVLDTVSGFSVVDDVLGRIEWGIVG
- a CDS encoding AAA family ATPase codes for the protein MRLQELYIKDYKVLKDFTIRFDEQSAITVLIGENGSGKSTVLEAIAIIFNELSLDLDGKLKEQPLIEYSVVYVIWNRSPILNAPKGSEEIKQILVQLEYSYETGYKFLINKQPISQPEFKRQHLFRSLIPSKIFLYYSGLSTYLENLATGRNGLYSKELRSQKLNIGEYIYPKERLLYYISPLHHAITLLCQLLADEDGNPTTLTGKEVKAEYELNEVKIVIQKTTKFKSSESYERFWGAEGALANLMQILSLNTDLGRPDLPYGQQEKLDELTLSYTGLIGLRDIQYQNNLSNYEFAVVLFHLLESLFYEGYLAKVDLVFKRGHERLDYYRLSEGERHRYTILALAHLFNQSNEENNLFLLDEPDAYFHPRWQVKFIRAIQTEVNPFNQYIMATHSPLLLNYADRRHVHVQQLVDGQAVDYMPRYAGRDIATVLYELMGVEERPEGVRTQLTKLFSLIEDENTVDARALFAEIAAIIGHDDRDLTKAQAEIDFLEQLDETNNEE
- a CDS encoding restriction endonuclease subunit S codes for the protein MTTITSRIDFVSFNDLVNWSVRYLRENRSRYKNTFSLVRIGDFLTRNRNIIEIQDDILYTRVTIRLYTKGVLKRDEEWGRNIGTKRQFIVAPGQFIMSKIDARNGAFGLVPPELDGAVTTADFLSYDVDTSRINPAFLTLVSSTKEFLAICQSSSSGTTGRQRVDETQFLNIKIPLPSLSEQNRIVAAYNARIAEAERLEEQAKQLERKIEEYLFNELGIVEVSLVPNSGRLAFVNWRTVNTWGVDKLLRGGNKDILRSNLFPNRRLAELAHINPHTDFKSLLDNFPISFLPMECISDEYGEIEEFRTGIKAHSKGYTKFQEGDLLWAKITPCMENGKSALANNLLNGYGYGSTEYHVIRSQSPSFRISFLYHLLRAKAIRKDAVNYFSGTAGQQRVPKFYLEGLIVPHPPLEKQIEIETRITYYKSELKKLRVFSRKEHQQAIEDFESELFSS
- a CDS encoding Gfo/Idh/MocA family protein yields the protein MATQSNLPRRSFLQRLSALGAGLSSIPLVGSAGIDWYQAEHSRIYTLMTNPSGLEQPTRKLGVALVGLGGYSKTRLAPALQQTQHCRLSGIVTGTPAKATEWMQQYNIPRTNVYDYKTFDRIADNKDIDVVYVVLPNSMHAEYVIRAAQAGKHVICEKPMAITEKECQQMIDACKKANVQLAIGYRLHYEPFTREVMRFGQEKVFGPVKFIESSDAFRIGDPTQWRMKKELAGGGPLMDVGIYAVQGTRYVTGEEPMSVTAQFGPKTEPEKFKDVEETLFWQFQFPSGAVSNSTTSYTAGVERLYASCEKGWFELSPAFGYGPLKGRTSKGPIDLPHTNHQALHMDGVCKDLLDGKKLPDHITGEEGKRDVRLLQAIYRAAETGNKVKLA
- a CDS encoding N-6 DNA methylase, with protein sequence MVATPEERVRQEYITRLIDHYGYSREQMGQEIQVNNSQRGQGQARADIVIWKTKEDKIEENSPIIVVECKAEYITIQEEDYFQGYNYASWAGADFFVTTNLKETRIFQVVKGKIPKRLIEIIDIPAAKEVNNERKIKELLSQTKAFTRDEFSKLLFKCHNIIRNNDKLSPEAAFDEISKILFIKIRYERKNTQGQIFSEEQFKQDKATYDGYRSANSVPFYQQLFESTKEDFKNDDLFDPNETLRIRENSFEAIVRELQKYNLSTTSDDVKGIAFEQFLGRTFRGELGQFFTPRTVVDFMVDVLDPQEGEVICDPCCGSGGFLIKAFEYVRAKIENDIHKAKEEIKGRYYTDAYDNASPKKKQAIDELVNDLFARLNHELSIDNENSRLRKLSYDCIYGTDANPRMARTAKMNMIMHGDGHGGVHHNDGLLNVNGIFEGRFDVILTNPPFGARVEKSLKITEADKYTDQKRIAQYQARYGADYDKALRQINDNIGESVLDLYETGKLSSLTEVLFIERCLNLLRPGGRMGVVLPEGVLNNPMLQKVRDFFESKAKIIFITSIPQDVFVASGATVKPSVVFLRKFTDEETDRWYGLKSDAKDRAFQKYAVEWNNIQQNLARRGKDAVPADEKKELRARLTEIQQAIDTEVRLEVKKAFDYQIPIAEVEKAGISSTGAPCENDLEPLAIEFKEYRQKAQLWADHYLKIRYEDKGDGSIMRWIGNEPTVLYGQPKA
- a CDS encoding ABC transporter ATP-binding protein, with amino-acid sequence MNIIETHDIAKRYVMGSEVIDALKSITISVRKGEYVAFMGPSGSGKSTLMNIVGCLDSPTSGQYILNGQDVSGMGENELAEVRNKEIGFVFQTFNLLPRQTSLENVALPLIYAGFSKADRTEKAMLALKNVGLENRAGHRPNELSGGQRQRVAVARALVNDPSILLADEPTGNLDSKTSYEIMDLFDQIHSKGNTVIMVTHEEDIAEYAHRIVRLRDGLVETDRINQHIRKANVLMQGV
- a CDS encoding PIN domain-containing protein; amino-acid sequence: MNVVIDTNCLLVAVPANSEHKWLYDAFVNERFTWYVSTEILNEYAEKLGEFFGLGYLHECGLSRLERQTSSRCRASLFPVGNCRYVAAIQKLNRTINRCDPPHQPTHPQSQRADAGV
- a CDS encoding RES family NAD+ phosphorylase — its product is MDVYRINKTPYHIDPLSVVGSHRHGGRWNPKGIGILYTSRTPELALLETLVHLPPLTLPELPQRWLSTIRLPDTLADTIFWLDPALLPPYWQTGTLVETQPILTDWLLDPFCLAVAVPSAIIDTSYNLLLHPQHPAFAQVAVVAQRVLPLDGRLMR